In Montipora capricornis isolate CH-2021 chromosome 4, ASM3666992v2, whole genome shotgun sequence, a single genomic region encodes these proteins:
- the LOC138046509 gene encoding uncharacterized protein, which produces MGGFYERLVGTIKGALKKSIGKICLTEKKLETFLTEAEAVINSRPLVYVGEDFDSGFSLTPADFLNLNAKSRVPIIEIHNPHYGKKSLIDKLLEIWAKGQQHLNSLWQVWKDDYLLNLQERSQTHVKGPRIQAAEEPKVGSVVLLKEDLPRGVWKMGKITELISSSDGKFRTAKVLLPTKKVLKRPLNLLYPLECGSVQEIETTQNVGQLKETVENTSTTLRPTRAAASRA; this is translated from the coding sequence ATGGGAGGATTTTATGAGCGACTAGTTGGCACCATAAAGGGAGCTCTCAAGAAATCAATTGGCAAAATTTGCCTGactgagaagaaacttgaaacCTTTCTAACAGAGGCGGAGGCTGTTATCAATTCGCGTCCCCTTGTTTACGTCGGTGAGGACTTTGATTCTGGATTTTCACTCACCCCAGCCGACTTTCTTAATCTCAATGCCAAGTCTAGAGTTCCGATAATTGAAATCCATAATCCACACTATGGAAAGAAGAGTTTAATTGACAAACTGCTAGAAATCTGGGCTAAAGGTCAGCAACACCTGAATTCACTTTGGCAAGTCTGGAAAGATGACTACTTACTTAACCTTCAAGAAAGAAGCCAAACACATGTAAAAGGTCCCCGAATTCAAGCAGCGGAAGAGCCTAAAGTGGGCAGTGTAGTACTTTTAAAAGAAGATTTACCTCGTGGGGTCTGGAAAATGGGAAAAATTACAGAACTGATTTCAAGCAGTGACGGGAAATTCCGCACAGCCAAAGTTCTTCTTCCAACCAAGAAAGTACTCAAAAGGCCCCTAAATCTACTCTACCCATTAGAATGCGGCAGTGTCCAAGAAATTGAAACAACACAGAATGTAGGACAGTTAAAAGAAACTGTGGAAAATACCTCAACCACTTTGCGACCTACCCGAGCAGCAGCATCTAGAGCATGA
- the LOC138046511 gene encoding uncharacterized protein — protein MHAQACTRTTSTPCGKKDPLDRHQCVLHWIMSKRPLTTFVQNRVKEITETKDISFRYVITSQNPADVASRGVSQDLGKCELWWHGPKWLENNEKTWPTWDIPVITKEILEKIESETKDPKTFYEISNLTGENTTEGKVEIKGKLTSLTTPFGMDGKKDSSLLRLLRITAWLLRFLQKVSSPVWTFCFLKAIEIKEAKILWIKFIQKANFPEAFNTTS, from the coding sequence ATGCATGCTCAAGCTTGTACAAGAACAACTTCAACTCCCTGTGGAAAAAAAGATCCTTTGGACAGACATCAATGTGTCCTTCACTGGATCATGAGCAAGAGGCCATTAACAACTTTCGTTCAGAATCGAGTGAAGGAGATCACTGAAACAAAGGACATAAGCTTCCGTTATGTCATCACTAGTCAAAATCCTGCAGACGTAGCATCTAGAGGAGTCTCGCAAGATCTGGGCAAATGTGAACTTTGGTGGCATGGTCCAAAATGGCTTGAGAACAATGAGAAAACATGGCCAACCTGGGATATCCCAGTAATTACTAAAGAGATATTGGAGAAGATTGAAAGTGAAACAAAGGACCCAAAAACCTTCTATGAAATCTCTAACTTGACGGGAGAAAACACCACTGAAGGCAAGGTTGAAATCAAAGGCAAATTAACATCCTTGACCACTCCCTTTGGAATGGATGGAAAGAAAGACTCTTCCCTTCTTCGACTTCTTCGAATTACTGCTTGGCTGTTACGATTTCTTCAGAAAGTTAGCTCTCCAGTTTGGACTTTCTGTTTTCTAAAGGCTATCGAAATCAAGGAAGCAAAAATTCTGTGGATCAAGTTCATCCAGAAGGCCAACTTCCCTGAAGCATTTAACACCACAAGTTGA
- the LOC138046512 gene encoding uncharacterized protein yields the protein MKPNLDEFWKLETIGIKDPINDCDDDQAIQNFHDTAKLSPQTNSRKTRIIKDQLKKEIIEEVNDGTEEGCKKHYIPHHTVITPDRKTTKVRIVYDASAKARKGCKSLNKCLYRGPVILEDLCGLLLRFRTHKVALTADIEKAFLQVGLQPTDRDVTRFLWLKDPTKPPTKDNLQIYRFMRVPFGVISSPFLLGATILHHLEQAGTPTSKKIMKHMYVDNLLTGVNSSKEATEFYSESKEVFQESSMNLREWGSNSKEFLKSSPEQDRVKETITKVLGILWNTVADQLAVKGSKPTECSSKREVLTSTATVFDPLGFFTPATLRGKLFFQELWASEKEWDEKLEEEMLHKCLKIQKENECISMVTIPRFIGNSSCQLLCFCDASARAYASDAGVNLLFSKARVAPIKKLGIP from the exons ATGAAACCAAACTTAGACGAATTTTGGAAACTGGAAACCATAGGAATTAAGGATCCAATCAATGACTGTGATGATGATCAAGCCATTCAAAACTTCCACGACACT GCTAAACTCTCTCCTCAAACGAATTCAAGGAAGACCAGAATCATCAAAGAtcaactcaaaaaagaaatcataGAGGAAGTGAACGACGGAACTGAAGAGGGATGTAAAAAACATTACATTCCTCACCATACTGTGATTACTCCTGATCGAAAAACAACTAAAGTAAGAATTGTCTACGATGCATCAGCGAAAGCCAGAAAAGGATGCAAAAGCCTTAACAAGTGTTTGTACCGTGGTCCTGTCATCTTAGAAGATCTTTGTGGCCTTTTACTACGATTCAGGACTCATAAAGTTGCCCTGACAGCAGATATTGAAAAGGCTTTCCTGCAAGTAGGTCTCCAACCTACAGATCGAGATGTCACTAGGTTCCTGTGGCTCAAAGATCCCACTAAACCACCGACCAAGGACAATCTGCAAATTTATCGCTTTATGAGGGTACCATTTGGAGTCATCTCAAGTCCCTTTCTACTTGGAGCCACCATTCTCCACCACTTAGAACAAGCTGGAACTCCTACCTCTAAGAAGATTATGAAACACATGTatgtggacaatcttttgactGGAGTCAATTCAAGTAAAGAGGCAACAGAGTTTTATTCAGAATCGAAAGAAGTGTTTCAAGAATCATCCATGAATCTGCGAGAATGGGGATCGAATTCTAAGGAATTTCTGAAGTCAAGTCCAGAGCAGGACAGAGTAAAGGAAACCATAACCAAAGTCCTTGGAATACTCTGGAACACTGTTGCAGATCAACTAGCAGTCAAAGGATCAAAACCAACAGAATGTTCCTCGAAAAGAGAAGTGCTAACATCCACCGCTACAGTTTTTGACCCATTGGGATTCTTTACTCCTGCAACTCTTCGAGGAAAACTCTTCTTTCAAGAATTATGGGCCTCGGAGAAAGAATGGGATGAGAAATTGGAAGAAGAGATGCTTCATAAATGCTTAAAAATTCAGAAAGAAAATGAATGTATCTCCATGGTAACCATTCCTAGATTCATTGGTAACTCCAGCTGTCAGTTGCTGTGCTTTTGTGATGCCTCAGCTAGAGCTTATGCCTCTGATGCTGGTGTTAATTTGCTCTTCTCCAAAGCAAGAGTAGCCCCCATAAAGAAATTAGGCATACCTTGA